In a genomic window of Pseudomonas mohnii:
- the rplF gene encoding 50S ribosomal protein L6 — protein sequence MSRVAKNPVKLPAGVEVKFAGQQLSVKGAKGTLELNIHSSVEIVEEAGELRFAARNGDQQTRAMAGTTRALVNNMVQGVSQGFERKLQLVGVGYKAQAKGTVLNLALGFSHPVDYELPEGITAETPSQTDILIKGIDKQLVGQVAAEIRDFRPPEPYKGKGVRYADEVVRRKEAKKK from the coding sequence ATGTCTCGCGTCGCTAAGAACCCCGTTAAGCTGCCAGCCGGTGTCGAAGTAAAATTCGCAGGCCAACAGCTTTCGGTGAAGGGTGCCAAGGGCACTCTCGAACTGAACATCCATTCGTCCGTTGAGATTGTTGAAGAAGCTGGTGAGCTGCGTTTCGCTGCTCGCAATGGCGATCAACAAACTCGCGCAATGGCTGGTACCACTCGTGCGTTGGTAAACAACATGGTCCAAGGCGTAAGCCAAGGCTTCGAGCGCAAGCTCCAGCTGGTCGGTGTTGGTTACAAAGCGCAAGCAAAAGGCACAGTGCTGAACCTGGCTCTTGGCTTCTCGCATCCAGTGGATTACGAACTGCCGGAAGGCATCACCGCTGAGACTCCTAGCCAGACCGATATCCTGATCAAGGGCATCGACAAGCAGCTGGTAGGTCAAGTGGCCGCCGAGATCCGCGACTTCCGTCCACCAGAGCCGTACAAAGGCAAAGGTGTGCGCTACGCGGACGAAGTCGTCCGTCGTAAAGAAGCCAAGAAGAAGTAG
- the rplR gene encoding 50S ribosomal protein L18, with product MTDKKVTRLRRARKARLKMHELEVVRLCVFRSSQHIYAQVISADGNKVLASASTLDKELRDGATGNIDAATKVGQLVATRAKAAGVSQVAFDRSGFKYHGRVKALADAAREAGLEF from the coding sequence ATGACCGACAAAAAAGTTACTCGACTGCGTCGCGCTCGCAAAGCACGCCTGAAAATGCACGAACTCGAAGTCGTGCGTCTCTGCGTGTTCCGCTCTTCGCAGCACATTTACGCCCAGGTCATTTCGGCCGACGGCAACAAAGTCCTGGCGAGCGCCTCGACTTTGGATAAAGAACTGCGTGATGGCGCCACTGGCAACATCGACGCGGCCACTAAGGTTGGCCAGCTGGTCGCTACGCGTGCTAAGGCCGCTGGCGTCTCGCAGGTGGCTTTCGACCGCTCTGGCTTCAAGTACCATGGCCGCGTTAAAGCGTTGGCTGATGCTGCTCGTGAAGCTGGGCTGGAGTTCTAA
- the rpsE gene encoding 30S ribosomal protein S5 — MSNNDQKRDEGYIEKLVQVNRVAKTVKGGRIFTFTALTVVGDGKGRVGFGRGKSREVPAAIQKAMEAARRNMIQVDLNGTTLQYAMKSAHGASKVYMQPASEGTGIIAGGAMRAVLEVAGVQNVLAKCYGSTNPVNVVHATFKGLKAMQSPESIAAKRGKSVKEIF; from the coding sequence ATGTCAAATAACGACCAAAAGCGCGACGAAGGCTACATTGAGAAGCTGGTTCAAGTTAACCGCGTAGCCAAAACCGTTAAAGGCGGCCGTATCTTCACTTTCACCGCGTTGACCGTGGTTGGTGATGGTAAAGGGCGCGTTGGCTTCGGCCGTGGCAAGTCGCGTGAAGTGCCTGCTGCGATCCAGAAGGCAATGGAAGCTGCTCGCCGCAACATGATCCAGGTTGATCTGAACGGCACCACTCTGCAGTACGCAATGAAGTCCGCTCACGGCGCTTCGAAGGTGTACATGCAGCCTGCTTCTGAAGGTACCGGTATCATCGCTGGCGGCGCTATGCGTGCCGTTCTCGAAGTTGCTGGCGTTCAGAACGTTCTGGCCAAGTGCTACGGCTCGACTAACCCGGTAAACGTGGTTCACGCCACTTTCAAAGGTTTGAAGGCTATGCAGTCTCCTGAATCCATTGCCGCCAAGCGTGGCAAAAGCGTCAAGGAGATCTTCTGA
- the rpmD gene encoding 50S ribosomal protein L30 gives MATVKVTLIKSMTGRIPNHKLCVKGLGLRRIGHTVEVQDTPENRGMINKAYYMLRVEG, from the coding sequence ATGGCTACCGTTAAAGTTACGCTGATCAAAAGCATGACCGGCCGCATCCCTAACCACAAACTGTGCGTTAAGGGTCTGGGTCTGCGTCGCATCGGTCACACTGTAGAAGTCCAGGATACTCCCGAGAATCGCGGGATGATCAACAAGGCTTACTACATGCTGCGTGTCGAGGGTTAA
- the rplO gene encoding 50S ribosomal protein L15, whose product MKLNDLSPAPGSRREKHRPGRGIGSGLGKTGGRGHKGQTSRSGGTIAPGFEGGQQPLHRRLPKFGFVSLKAMDRAEVRLSELAKVEGDIVTVQSLKDANVINVNVQRVKIMLSGEVTRAVTIGKGIGATKGARAAIEAAGGKFEE is encoded by the coding sequence ATGAAACTCAATGATCTGAGTCCAGCGCCGGGTTCCCGTCGCGAAAAGCATCGTCCGGGCCGTGGTATCGGTAGTGGTTTGGGTAAGACTGGTGGCCGTGGCCACAAAGGTCAGACTTCCCGCTCCGGTGGCACCATTGCTCCAGGCTTTGAAGGCGGTCAACAGCCGCTGCATCGTCGCCTGCCGAAGTTCGGTTTCGTTTCCCTGAAAGCTATGGATCGCGCAGAAGTGCGTCTGTCCGAGCTGGCTAAAGTGGAAGGCGACATCGTCACCGTGCAGTCCCTGAAAGATGCCAACGTGATCAACGTCAACGTACAGCGTGTGAAAATCATGCTGTCCGGTGAAGTGACTCGCGCTGTCACTATCGGCAAGGGAATCGGCGCCACCAAAGGTGCGCGTGCGGCTATCGAAGCAGCTGGCGGCAAGTTCGAGGAATAA
- the secY gene encoding preprotein translocase subunit SecY, translating to MAKQGALSALGKGGMSELWARLRFLFLAIIVYRIGAHIPVPGINPDRLADLFRQNEGTILSLFNMFSGGALERMSIFALGIMPYISASIIMQLMTAVSPQLEQLKKEGEAGRRKISQYTRYGTVVLALVQAIGMSIGLAGQGVAFTGDFGFHFVAVSTFVAGAMFMMWLGEQITERGVGNGISMLIFSGIVAGLPRAIGQSFESARQGDINIFALVAIGLLAVAIIGFVVFIERGQRRIAVHYAKRQQGRKVFAAQTSHLPLKVNMAGVIPAIFASSILLFPASLGAWFGQSEGMGWLQDISQSIAPGQPLNILLFSAGIIFFCFFYTALMFNPKDVAENLKKSGAFIPGIRPGEQSARYIDGVLTRLTMFGALYMTAVCLLPQFLVVAANVPFYLGGTSLLIVVVVVMDFMSQVQSHLVSHQYESLMKKANLKGYGSGMLR from the coding sequence ATGGCTAAGCAAGGTGCTCTCTCTGCGCTCGGCAAAGGCGGTATGTCTGAACTCTGGGCTCGTCTGCGTTTTCTGTTCTTGGCGATTATCGTCTACCGAATAGGCGCACACATCCCGGTTCCAGGTATCAACCCGGACCGACTCGCGGACCTGTTTCGACAGAATGAGGGGACCATTCTTAGCTTGTTCAACATGTTTTCCGGCGGCGCGCTGGAGCGGATGAGCATCTTTGCACTGGGGATCATGCCGTACATTTCGGCATCGATCATCATGCAGCTGATGACCGCCGTCAGCCCGCAGCTGGAGCAGTTGAAGAAGGAAGGTGAAGCTGGCCGTCGCAAGATCAGCCAGTACACCCGCTACGGCACTGTCGTCCTCGCTCTCGTTCAAGCCATTGGCATGTCCATTGGTCTGGCGGGGCAGGGCGTAGCGTTCACTGGTGACTTTGGCTTCCATTTCGTCGCGGTATCCACTTTTGTGGCTGGTGCGATGTTCATGATGTGGCTGGGTGAGCAGATTACTGAGCGTGGTGTTGGCAACGGTATCTCGATGTTGATTTTTTCGGGTATCGTCGCCGGTCTTCCGAGAGCGATCGGGCAGTCTTTCGAGTCTGCACGTCAGGGTGATATCAACATCTTCGCCCTGGTTGCCATCGGTTTGCTGGCAGTAGCGATTATCGGTTTCGTGGTGTTCATTGAGCGTGGCCAGCGTCGTATTGCTGTTCACTACGCCAAGCGTCAGCAGGGTCGCAAGGTCTTTGCTGCGCAGACCAGCCACTTGCCGCTGAAGGTGAACATGGCCGGTGTTATTCCGGCTATTTTCGCGAGCAGCATATTGCTGTTCCCGGCTTCGTTGGGTGCCTGGTTCGGTCAGTCTGAAGGTATGGGCTGGTTGCAGGACATCTCGCAGTCGATCGCTCCTGGTCAGCCGTTGAATATTCTGCTGTTTAGTGCAGGGATTATTTTCTTCTGCTTCTTCTATACGGCGTTGATGTTCAATCCGAAAGACGTAGCGGAAAACCTGAAGAAGTCCGGTGCCTTTATTCCGGGCATCCGTCCAGGTGAGCAGTCTGCGCGCTACATTGATGGCGTTCTGACTCGCTTGACCATGTTCGGTGCTCTTTACATGACGGCCGTCTGCCTGTTGCCCCAGTTCCTGGTGGTTGCAGCCAACGTTCCGTTCTACCTTGGCGGGACCTCGTTGCTGATCGTGGTCGTGGTTGTGATGGACTTCATGTCCCAAGTACAATCGCACCTCGTTTCGCACCAGTACGAATCCCTGATGAAGAAAGCCAACCTGAAGGGTTACGGCAGCGGCATGTTGCGCTGA
- the rpmJ gene encoding 50S ribosomal protein L36, whose product MKVRASVKKLCRNCKIIRREGVVRVICSAEPRHKQRQG is encoded by the coding sequence ATGAAAGTTCGTGCATCGGTGAAAAAGCTGTGCCGTAACTGCAAGATTATTCGCCGCGAAGGTGTTGTTCGAGTAATTTGCAGCGCGGAACCGCGTCACAAACAGCGCCAAGGCTGA
- the rpsM gene encoding 30S ribosomal protein S13, with translation MARIAGVNIPDNKHTVISLTYIYGVGRTTAQKICADTGVNPAAKIKDLSDEQIEQLRGEVAKFTTEGDLRREINMKIKRLMDLGCYRGLRHRRGLPVRGQRTKTNARTRKGPRKPIRK, from the coding sequence ATGGCCCGTATTGCAGGCGTTAACATTCCAGATAACAAGCATACTGTTATCTCGCTGACCTACATCTATGGTGTTGGTCGCACTACTGCACAGAAAATTTGTGCAGATACTGGGGTAAACCCAGCAGCAAAGATCAAGGATCTGAGCGACGAGCAAATTGAACAGCTGCGTGGCGAAGTGGCGAAGTTCACCACTGAAGGTGACCTGCGTCGCGAAATCAACATGAAAATCAAGCGCTTGATGGACCTCGGTTGCTATCGCGGTCTGCGTCATCGTCGTGGTCTTCCAGTACGCGGTCAGCGTACCAAGACCAACGCGCGTACCCGTAAAGGTCCGCGTAAGCCGATCCGCAAGTAA
- the rpsK gene encoding 30S ribosomal protein S11 codes for MAKPAARPRKKVKKTVVDGIAHIHASFNNTIVTITDRQGNALSWATSGGSGFRGSRKSTPFAAQVAAERAGQAALEYGLKNLDVNVKGPGPGRESAVRALNGCGYKIASITDVTPIPHNGCRPPKKRRV; via the coding sequence ATGGCAAAACCTGCTGCTCGTCCTCGTAAAAAAGTTAAAAAGACAGTGGTTGATGGCATCGCCCACATCCATGCATCTTTTAACAACACCATCGTGACCATTACCGACCGTCAAGGTAACGCTCTTTCCTGGGCTACCTCCGGTGGTTCGGGTTTCCGCGGTTCCCGCAAGTCCACCCCGTTTGCTGCTCAAGTAGCTGCTGAACGTGCTGGTCAAGCTGCGCTGGAATACGGCCTGAAAAACCTCGACGTAAACGTCAAAGGTCCAGGTCCAGGTCGTGAATCCGCAGTCCGCGCTTTGAACGGCTGTGGCTACAAGATCGCCAGCATCACCGACGTGACGCCAATCCCGCACAACGGGTGCCGTCCGCCGAAGAAGCGCCGCGTGTAA
- the rpsD gene encoding 30S ribosomal protein S4 yields the protein MARYIGPKCKLARREGTDLFLKSGVRAIESKCNIEAAPGIHGQRRGRQSDYGTQLREKQKVRRIYGVLERQFSGYYKEAAGKKGATGENLLQLLECRLDNVVYRMGFGSTRAESRQLVSHKSISVNGQTVNVPSYQVRAGDVVAVREKAKNQLRIVQALDLCAQRGRVEWVEVDTEKKSGVFKNVPARSDLSADINESLIVELYSK from the coding sequence ATGGCTCGTTACATTGGTCCAAAATGCAAACTCGCTCGTCGCGAAGGCACCGATCTCTTCCTGAAGAGCGGCGTGCGCGCGATCGAATCGAAGTGCAACATTGAAGCAGCACCTGGTATCCACGGTCAGCGCCGCGGTCGCCAGTCCGATTACGGCACCCAACTGCGTGAAAAGCAGAAGGTCCGTCGTATCTACGGCGTTCTCGAGCGTCAATTCAGCGGCTACTACAAAGAAGCTGCTGGCAAGAAAGGCGCAACTGGCGAAAACCTGTTGCAACTGCTCGAATGCCGTCTGGACAACGTTGTATACCGTATGGGCTTTGGTTCGACTCGTGCCGAATCCCGCCAACTGGTATCGCACAAGTCGATCAGCGTAAACGGTCAGACCGTTAACGTACCGTCCTACCAGGTTCGTGCTGGTGACGTGGTCGCTGTTCGCGAGAAAGCAAAAAATCAACTTCGCATTGTCCAAGCTCTCGATCTGTGTGCCCAACGTGGCCGCGTAGAATGGGTAGAAGTAGACACTGAGAAGAAGTCGGGCGTTTTCAAGAACGTTCCAGCTCGCAGTGATCTGTCCGCCGACATCAACGAAAGCCTGATTGTCGAGCTCTACTCCAAGTAA
- a CDS encoding DNA-directed RNA polymerase subunit alpha, whose translation MQISVNEFLTPRHIDVQVVSPTRAKITLEPLERGFGHTLGNALRRILLSSMPGCAVVEAEIDGVLHEYSAIEGVQEDVIEILLNLKGLAIKLHGRDEVTLTLSKKGSGVVTAADIQLDHDVEIVNPDHVIANLASNGALNMKLVVARGRGYEPADSRQSDEDESRSIGRLQLDSSFSPVRRIAYVVENARVEQRTNLDKLVIDLETNGTLDPEEAIRRAATILQQQLAAFVDLKGDSEPVVIEQEDEIDPILLRPVDDLELTVRSANCLKAENIYYIGDLIQRTEVELLKTPNLGKKSLTEIKDVLASRGLSLGMRLDNWPPASLKKDDKATA comes from the coding sequence ATGCAGATTTCGGTAAATGAGTTCCTGACACCCCGCCACATTGATGTGCAGGTTGTCAGTCCAACCCGCGCCAAGATCACTCTCGAGCCTCTCGAGCGTGGCTTTGGCCACACCCTGGGCAACGCGCTGCGCCGCATCCTGTTGTCCTCAATGCCCGGCTGTGCAGTAGTCGAGGCCGAGATTGACGGTGTGCTCCACGAGTACAGCGCCATCGAAGGTGTACAGGAAGACGTAATTGAAATCCTGTTGAACCTTAAAGGTCTGGCTATCAAGCTGCACGGCCGTGACGAAGTTACGCTGACCTTGTCGAAGAAGGGTTCGGGGGTGGTTACCGCTGCCGATATTCAGCTGGATCATGATGTCGAGATCGTTAACCCCGATCACGTAATCGCTAACCTGGCGTCTAACGGCGCCCTGAACATGAAGCTCGTCGTAGCTCGTGGTCGTGGTTATGAACCGGCAGACTCGCGTCAGAGCGATGAAGACGAAAGCCGCAGCATTGGTCGCTTGCAGCTTGACTCTTCGTTCAGCCCGGTTCGCCGTATCGCATACGTGGTGGAAAACGCCCGTGTCGAACAGCGTACTAACCTGGACAAGCTGGTTATTGATCTGGAAACCAACGGTACTCTGGATCCTGAAGAGGCTATCCGCCGCGCTGCAACCATCCTGCAACAGCAGTTGGCTGCGTTCGTCGACCTCAAAGGTGACAGCGAACCAGTGGTAATCGAGCAAGAAGACGAGATCGATCCGATCCTGCTTCGCCCGGTTGACGATCTGGAACTGACTGTACGTTCGGCTAACTGCCTTAAGGCGGAAAACATCTACTACATCGGTGACCTGATTCAGCGTACCGAAGTAGAGCTGTTGAAGACTCCGAACCTGGGCAAGAAATCCTTGACTGAAATCAAGGACGTTCTGGCCTCCCGCGGTCTGTCCCTCGGCATGCGCCTCGACAACTGGCCGCCTGCAAGTCTTAAGAAGGACGACAAGGCGACTGCCTGA
- the rplQ gene encoding 50S ribosomal protein L17, which translates to MRHRKSGRHLSRTSSHRKAMFQNMAVSLFEHELIKTTLPKAKELRRVAEPLITLAKTDSLANRRLAFDRTRSKAIVGKLFNDLGKRYATREGGYLRILKCGFRAGDNAPMAYVELVDRAVGGEAVSAE; encoded by the coding sequence ATGCGTCATCGTAAAAGTGGTCGTCACCTCAGCCGCACCAGCTCGCACCGCAAGGCCATGTTCCAGAACATGGCGGTGTCGCTGTTCGAGCACGAGCTGATCAAAACTACTCTGCCAAAAGCCAAAGAACTGCGTCGCGTTGCTGAGCCGCTGATCACTCTGGCCAAGACAGACAGCCTGGCTAACCGCCGTCTGGCTTTCGACCGTACTCGTTCGAAAGCTATCGTTGGTAAGCTCTTCAACGACCTGGGCAAGCGTTACGCTACCCGTGAGGGTGGCTACCTGCGCATCCTCAAGTGCGGTTTCCGCGCTGGCGACAACGCGCCTATGGCGTACGTCGAGTTGGTTGATCGTGCTGTCGGCGGTGAAGCTGTATCCGCTGAGTAA
- a CDS encoding catalase, translated as MSQNKTLTTASGAPVADNQNSRSAGPRGPLLLDDFHLIEKLAHFNRENIPERRVHAKGSGAYGTFTVTRDITQFTSAKLFETVGKQTPTFLRFSTVGGERGSADTERDPRGFALKFYTEEGNWDIVGNNTPVFFIRDPLKFPDFIHTQKRLPQSNLKSAQAMWDFWSHSPEALHQVTILFSDRGIPDGYRHMHGFGSHTYSLINASGERHWVKWHYKTRQGIKNLAPAEAARLAGTDPDYAQRDLFSAIERGDFPKWRVCIQIMTEAQAAAHYENPFDVTKTWSQKEFPLIEVGELELNRNPLNYFAEVEQAAFGPSNMVPGVGLSPDRMLQGRVFAYADAHRYRVGTNHQQLPVNAPRSPVNSYQRDGSMAFGTNGGAAPNYEPNSYVESPKQAPRYAEPALALSGSADRYDHRKDTDYYSHAGALFRLMSDQQKALLVGNIAGAMGGVSSDVVDRQLQHFYKADPAYGEAIAKLLDVQLNEV; from the coding sequence ATGAGCCAAAATAAAACACTGACTACCGCCAGTGGCGCTCCTGTCGCCGATAATCAGAATTCCCGTTCAGCCGGCCCGCGGGGCCCGCTGCTGCTCGACGATTTTCACCTGATCGAGAAACTCGCCCACTTCAACCGAGAAAACATCCCTGAACGACGTGTGCACGCCAAAGGTTCGGGTGCGTACGGTACGTTTACCGTGACTCGCGACATTACTCAGTTCACCAGCGCCAAGCTGTTTGAAACAGTGGGTAAACAAACGCCGACCTTTTTGCGGTTTTCCACCGTTGGCGGTGAGCGCGGTTCGGCGGACACCGAGCGCGATCCACGCGGTTTCGCGTTGAAGTTCTACACCGAGGAAGGAAACTGGGACATTGTTGGCAACAACACACCAGTGTTCTTCATCCGCGATCCGCTCAAATTCCCGGACTTTATCCATACGCAAAAGCGGCTGCCGCAAAGCAATCTCAAAAGCGCGCAGGCGATGTGGGACTTCTGGTCCCACTCTCCTGAAGCGCTGCACCAGGTCACGATCCTGTTTTCCGATCGAGGCATTCCTGACGGCTATCGTCATATGCACGGCTTCGGCAGTCACACGTACAGCTTGATCAATGCCAGTGGCGAGCGCCACTGGGTCAAGTGGCACTACAAGACTCGACAAGGGATCAAGAACCTGGCGCCGGCAGAAGCTGCGCGCCTCGCGGGTACTGATCCGGATTACGCTCAGCGTGATCTGTTCAGCGCCATCGAGCGTGGCGACTTCCCGAAATGGCGTGTGTGTATCCAGATCATGACCGAGGCACAAGCTGCCGCGCATTATGAGAACCCGTTCGACGTGACCAAGACTTGGTCGCAGAAAGAGTTTCCGCTGATTGAAGTCGGCGAGTTGGAGCTCAATCGCAACCCGCTCAACTATTTCGCGGAAGTCGAGCAAGCGGCATTCGGCCCAAGCAATATGGTACCGGGGGTTGGCCTGTCGCCAGACCGGATGCTACAGGGGCGCGTTTTCGCTTATGCCGATGCTCACCGCTACCGTGTCGGCACCAATCACCAACAATTGCCGGTTAACGCTCCACGTAGCCCGGTTAACAGCTATCAGCGCGATGGATCGATGGCGTTTGGCACCAATGGCGGTGCAGCACCCAACTACGAACCGAACAGTTATGTCGAATCGCCTAAACAAGCACCTCGTTACGCTGAGCCTGCGCTAGCGTTAAGCGGTTCGGCCGATCGCTACGATCACCGCAAAGATACCGATTACTACAGTCATGCCGGTGCGCTGTTTCGCTTGATGAGCGATCAGCAGAAAGCATTGTTGGTCGGTAACATCGCCGGTGCGATGGGAGGTGTATCCAGTGATGTGGTTGATCGTCAATTGCAGCATTTCTACAAGGCCGATCCGGCGTATGGAGAAGCAATCGCGAAGCTGCTCGACGTACAGCTTAACGAAGTCTAA
- the bfr gene encoding bacterioferritin, with protein MQGHPDVIDYLNTLLTGELAARDQYFVHSRMYEDWGFTKLYERINHEMEEEAGHADALMRRILMLEGTPRMRPDDLDVGTTVPEMLEADLRLEYKVRAALCKGIELCEQHKDYVSREILRIQLNDTEEDHTYWLEKQLGLIKLIGLENYLHSHT; from the coding sequence ATGCAAGGCCACCCAGACGTTATCGATTACCTCAACACGTTGCTGACCGGCGAATTGGCCGCGCGTGATCAATATTTCGTCCATTCGCGGATGTATGAGGACTGGGGATTCACCAAGCTCTACGAACGAATCAATCACGAAATGGAAGAAGAAGCCGGTCACGCCGATGCGTTGATGCGGCGGATCCTGATGCTGGAAGGCACGCCACGCATGCGTCCGGACGATCTCGATGTGGGCACTACAGTGCCTGAGATGCTCGAGGCTGATCTGCGTCTTGAGTACAAGGTCCGCGCAGCACTGTGCAAAGGTATCGAGCTTTGCGAGCAGCACAAGGATTACGTCAGTCGCGAAATCTTGCGTATTCAGCTCAATGACACCGAAGAAGATCACACGTACTGGCTGGAAAAGCAGTTGGGTCTGATCAAGTTGATCGGTCTCGAGAACTACCTGCATTCGCACACCTGA